The Cervus canadensis isolate Bull #8, Minnesota chromosome 24, ASM1932006v1, whole genome shotgun sequence nucleotide sequence TCCCAGCTGGGCAACCAAACCGGGTTCCTTGCCCTCTTTGGAAAAAAGGGAgccccttggtggctcagacggtccagaatcgcctgcaatgcaggagacctgggttccatccctgggtcaggaagatcctctggagaagggcatggcaacctactccagtattcttgcctggagaatcccatggacaagggagcctggtgggctacagtccatgggattggagagtcagacatgactgagcaactaagcattcCTACATCGTAGGCAGTCTCCTGCATCCCAaccggattctttacccctgagctaccagggaagcccagtcactCTCTGGTgcaatacttttattttcctcatagcAGCTGTTACTCTTTCAAAAGAtctgtttgctgtgggtttaacACCAGTCTCTTCTCGCTGTAATATTTTGAGTTGCAGGGACTTGGGTTCACTGATCAATTCCAATGCctgaagtgaatgaatgaatgaatgaatgaattgcagCTTCTAGAGAGAAGCTGCTCTGtaccccacccctctccccacccccactgtgaCTGGTCCTTATTCTGGCCCCTGGGGAGTGAACGGCTCAGGTCCAGAAGTCCCAGAACGTTTAACCCATGGCCTCCTCTTTTCTCCTGCTCCCTTAGGGGTGTTGAGAAGCATGGCCACCGAAGCCCCTGTGAATAGAGCCCCCCCTGAGTGCAGCCCCGGTGGCAGCGCAGTGACTGACAGCTTCCGTTGGCGGCCAGACTCACTAAACATGCATGTCACGAGGCCCAAGTCCGCCAAGGGGCGCACTCGGCCGAGACTGCACAAGCGCCTGGGCACGGAGGGGTGTTCTGGCCGCGCACCACCTTCTCTGCCTCCGGCCATTCCCTGCGAGTCGCCGAGCAGCCAGAAACCAGGAGCCTGCACCCCCAAATCTCCAGATCAGGGAGCCCCCAGTGAGATCCCGGAGCTGCTGCAGCAGGTACCCTTTGGGGCATCCTCTTCCCTCAATAAATACCCAGTCCTCCCTTCCATCAACAGgaagaccctggaggagggcgcccTGGAGACAGTCGCTAAGAAAGCCGGCTCCCTGCAGCTTAGCAGCGCCCAGGCTCTTTCCCAGGAGGAGACCTGCACCATGAAGATGGGTGAAAAAGATCCCCAGGCTCAAGCCTGTTCCCCAGAGAGGAGAGTCCTCGTGCGGACCGAGAGACAGACCTCCTCCAGGGCTGGAGACCTGGAAGAGCCATCAGATCAAGACCCCAGACTGCTGCTCGCCGTCCGCTCACCCTCAGGCCGAAGGTTCGTCCGCCACTTCCGGCCAACTGATGCCTTGCAGACCGTTGTGGCCGTGGCCGAGCACACAAACAAGGCCACCTACCGACCCTGCAGCGTCGAAACGATGGAGGTGCCCAGGAGACGTTTCTCTGACCTCAGCAAATCTCTGCAGGACTGTGGAATCCCCAACAAGTCGGTGCTGGGCATCTCCCAGGAAGAGGGGGAAGGCTGGTCCTGAGTCCGCAGCCATCGAACTGGGGTTGTGGGTGTCTCAGCGAGGAGCGTGCATGGGTGCCACGGCCTCCCCGGCAGCTTGCTTCCAAGTGCCATGTGGACCTGGTGCATCTGTGGCTCTTGGGATGCCCGCCTTCCAAGCATCTTCTTCGGAGCCGTGAAATCTACACACGCACCGAATGTGTTATGAAGATTTTCTTCCCGTTGTTCAATTCTCTCCATCGCTGGAGTGAACTGGCAAGCGGCCAAGGCTGTTCCCCGAAGAGCTGTTCCCAGGCCTTCTCCTTCGCTGCTCAGGTCCTTCCTGGAGCACCTGCTTGCCTTTACAATGAACTTGCACTCGTTTGAAGCCAGCGGTTCACCTTTCTGTATTTGATGCAGGATTAAACACTTCCCAGAGAGGATTCTGGTCTGTTAAATAACCAGGGTTGAGGAAGTACTGCACTGGCATTTGTGTTTCTTGCAAGCATCTTTAAGAAGCAGGCAATTGACCCTGTTTGGGCAGCAGCCCCTCTGCCAGTCTCGGGTGGCTCGAGTTCTCGGGGATTACCATTCATGTGAGGTGGTTTCAGGGGAAAGAACAGGTCTTTAGCTAATACCCCCCAAGATCCCCCAAGATATCAACATTTCCAAGAGAGTCCAAGAGCTGGAAAATAAATCCCTTCCGTAAGCAGCGAGTAGCCAGGAGCCACTTTATATTTATAACAGAG carries:
- the UBXN10 gene encoding UBX domain-containing protein 10, translated to MATEAPVNRAPPECSPGGSAVTDSFRWRPDSLNMHVTRPKSAKGRTRPRLHKRLGTEGCSGRAPPSLPPAIPCESPSSQKPGACTPKSPDQGAPSEIPELLQQVPFGASSSLNKYPVLPSINRKTLEEGALETVAKKAGSLQLSSAQALSQEETCTMKMGEKDPQAQACSPERRVLVRTERQTSSRAGDLEEPSDQDPRLLLAVRSPSGRRFVRHFRPTDALQTVVAVAEHTNKATYRPCSVETMEVPRRRFSDLSKSLQDCGIPNKSVLGISQEEGEGWS